In Melanotaenia boesemani isolate fMelBoe1 chromosome 1, fMelBoe1.pri, whole genome shotgun sequence, the genomic window TCAATATCGATTCATTTTCAGATATTCATGTCACATAAATATTTCTTGAATATTAGACATTTGTAGATGGCAATTTTTATGAAACGCCGAAGCAATCTTTCAACAGTCtgtattttatatacatttaatattcatgttttcattaaaaaatgtccAGCACTAGCATGTCACAAACATAACTGtaacatttatttgtgaaaataaccTGTGTTACATGTTAAACTGAatacacactgaaaaaaatcgGGAGTGATATTTACTTAAGAAAACTTAGGAAAGTTTTGCACTTAGAAAATGCAAGTAAATTCTACAAGAGCGATCATCAAGTAAACTTTACTTGCAGATATCAGTTTATTTTACTCGCAAACCTCAGGTAATTTACTGTTGATTATTGTTATGGTTATTGAATTTTACTCTCTCCTTCTTAGTAAGTTTTACTTACTCTGACTATTTCAAACTAAAAAATCTCAGCTAAAATCAATGGCTTTTTTAGGTAatttcaaaatacttttttaaacttttatttatgaaCCATAAATGAGTAACATTTAcacaatattttacataatttttatgCAATTTTAAACTGcctaaatttgtttatttttactaaaaaataaagactaaaaaaatgAGGCAActgatttaatgaaaaaacctttatttttcttatgtgatttttttttatgaaacattACCCAGCAGGGTTTGCATTGCAAAACAAGCTATATTTCaccctgggaaaaaaaaataaaattgacatCCTTCAGGAGTCTTCAGTGTATAAAAGACATGCTAGAACATTTCCTTTTCAAGAACAGTGTTAGCTTTTTGTAGGTTAAGATAATGAAACATGTATAGAACCTCAGTGTAGAGCATCTTGACACTAGTGCCatatttcctctttcttttcaagtCCACACTCACATGCGTGACCCATTAAAATGGTTCTACAATCAGTTTAGAACCTGTGGTTTAACTTTGTTACAGTGGAACAAGTTGAAATACAAATAACACctttaaaacagaagaaaaagaagaacacaGACAAATAACCACATAAACAACtgtgagcctttttttttcttttagaaccCTCTTTGAAGGGTCAACTTTTGGGCCAAACATGTGGACTCAAGTTGTAAGTTTGTTTCGCAGAGACAGGATTTTCGGAGACAGCTTAATGACATCAAGCTCTAGAAGAAGCTTTTGAAACACTTCAAAAGTGTACTTAATTTTTGGTGGGTAACTCAAGTTCATGGCATAAATGATGCCCATCAGCAGAAGACAGGCCTTGGAAACACTTCCACAGTTGTGAAGTACCTCAGTCCCCTCAACGACAATCGACACCTCTGCGTTGGATACACCTCCATCTTCTTCGCATGTGTGGAAGACACAGATCCTCAGGACTTGCTCAGCCTGGTCCTCTTGAGCCGCCTCTCTGCTGATATCCTGTAATATATATGTGAATCCATGTTCAGGTACATAGTACAGCTCAATTGCATATCTAAGTTACAGACCAGTGTcaaaaatgtcaatatttcAATAACTAAGGAtcctaaacatttaaaatgatttcactAAGTTTAGGAAAGTTGGAAAATGTCTTTGAATCATACAAAAGGAGTAGACTGCCAACTAACGAGGAGAGGGGGTAACAAGGAACTAAAGAGTGCATCCTACataataatgttgttttttttctcttttgtgtatGCATTTTTGTTGTCTGGAAACAAACGCTTGATTATTCCAACCCATTTTCAAACTGTGTACTGTGTAATTTGTACACATTTTGAAATActttttctgattctgaaaatATTCCTCAGTACCAATAACAACTGAAGTTTGCACTCACttttatacacacaaacaacaaatcagGCCTAATGGATCTTAACTCTAGGTATTCCTGAACTTCATTTACTGTCTCTCATTATTGGAAAAACTGAATAATACAGATGTGTATGTATCCTATCATGCAGAGAGGAGAGGATGGAGGAGATGGGAAGAGAGAAGGGGGAGgaaaggagaagagaaaaatgggagagaagagagaaacaaGAGTGTAAGAAAGTGGAgggaagagaagagaggagagcaAAGATTAAAGAACACAGGAAAAGGGAGGAGAGAGGATAacgaattttctttgtttaaataaaaacagaaatatgaagCATTTTTTAATCTGGAAGATTTCTGGAAAAAAAGGTACAATTTTCAAAAATTTGAATGTTTTGAAAATTAGTTGATGGTTCAagctagttttattttaaaagggtAAGTGAATataaatcaaaatattgtaCTCAAGTGAACTTTGTGATctgaaaatgtttgaatttaCCTTGTAGTCCTTGATGAGTTCCCCTGAAGACTCCCCCAGGAATTCCATCAGGGCGCGGATAATGGCCTCCCGTCTTGCTTCAATGTGTCGCTGTTTTAATAGACAGAAGAAACTTGTGTAAGAAGTACTGTAAATCCACTAATCTATACATGTCAATAgaagcaaaaaacaaatttcATACAAGACATCCTGGATCTGCATTTGCTAGTCCTCTGAAGGCATTACTCTTAACTGCTCTAGGTATATCCATTTTAAAGTAACTGTATGCAGGGTTGGGTCAGGACCCAAAGTGGGCCACTTGCCTAGGTTGCCAGTTATCAGAGTGAAATgtcaattttttaaatttattttccaaattAAAGTAGACTGAAATCATGATTTGAGTATGTTCAGCTCTCTGTCTCTATGTTTTGCACTCCATTTCTCTCcccctctttctccctctcttcctgTACACACCTCCCCCTGTTttctccctgtgtgtgtgtgtgtgtgtgtgtgtgtgttccacgTCTGCTGTACTTTTAAAAAGTGTCCCATGCACATGTGACTGAGGTCTGGTTTGGGTCCCAGCAAGATGGTGTGGGGACTCCGGCTTTACCTGGTTTAAGGAATCCAGAAGCGGTCGTATTTTGGTCCCAGCTACTCCGCCTTTTTTGCTGAATATTTCCTGCATTTTTGGAGTGTAGAAGTCCAGCTTCGTGAGAAAAGTTCTTTCCAAGGGAACCGTTGTGATTCTTTTGAATtcctccttgatctgaaaaAAGGTGTTACGATTATgccatttacatttttctttttaacaaaccCTATTTGTTAATGGATTATAAATGCAACACAGACAGTTTTACCTGAGTTTCGGAGAAAAGAGCAGGCCATCTCTCCCTGAAATCTTGAATAGTGGGGCACTGCTTTACAACTTCCTGTCTTCGGATGGAGAAAGTTCTTTCCATTTTCTCTGATATTATCCtctcattgtttttcttcttaagtTCTTCCAGCATATCTACCCTCTCCTTCTCTAAAGTGGCTTCTGTATCCCCAACTGGCAGTGGAGGCAGGTAGTTTACTTCTGCTTTCTTGGGCTTTTTGATGCCTTTCTTTGAACCACTCTCATTTGACCTCTGTCTTTTCAGCGAGTTCACTTCTAGCTCTGGACAGGCAAGTTGACGGCCTCTCAATTTTGCACGGTAATTCCCCATTTTCCATTTCATCCTCTGCTGCCACCCATAAAGGCCATTAAAAGAACCTGGTTCCCTGAGACATGGGAACTTTTCAATTAAGGCTTCGACCACTGTCAAAATTTGAATCCCTGTTGGGTATGCCGTGTAACCAAACACCACCTCTGCAAGCTTCTCCAGTATGCTGCTTATCAAACTTGGATTGTTGAGGAGGGAACCATCCTTCAGGAATGCTTGGTTTCCAGCCTGCAAGTGTTGCTCTACATCAAAGGAAAATGTTGGTATTTCAAATCTGGCTGGCCATGGTTGAGAGCGTCGAGAAGTTGTGCCTTCATTAGAGGAGGAGAGAATGATGGTGTCTGATGATGAGTGTGTGGAGACGGTACCAGAGGATTCCTGTGGTGAAGAGTCAAACGCCATTTCTTCCACTGGACTGACAGTGAGGACAACTGGCTTTACTGGCACAACTTTTAATGTTGACTTATCCTCCACATCTTCAATGCTGGTTAAAGTGAAAAATTGACCATTGAAGTCAATGTCCTGGTAAAGCACAGAAAAATCCCCTGGAATATCAAAAGAATCTCTGAGAGCACAAATGAGGTCTGTGAGGCTGCTTGGTATGCCTGAAGGTAGAATGAGTTTGCGAATATCATCATCTCCAAAAATGATGCGGAGCTTTGCTGGGGTGCCCATCTTGACAGAGGAATctgaaacataaacacaaaaaatgtttgttaatcTTTACAGACATTCAAGCAGATGTGAAGTTGCAACTATATACAGTGTGCTGATGTTTGCCTAACTCATTAGAATATTATCATTATCTGCAGTTTTTCATTTAAGTCCAGAAAAAGTGCTCATTTGTGACCAGAAATAAATGGTGGTTATTACAAATATGTTTAGATGTGATGAACAATCTGTGCAACACCTAAGGCTGTTGACTTTAAAACCCCCGTGAATGCATTTGTGAATGTAGACAGGATAGGAATGCTTAATGTCCAGACAAAAATAAAGCTCAAATTCAAATTTCATCAAACATTCCGCATTTTTGACCTCTAATAAGGGAGGCAAATGTGGTGCTTTAAGGTTACCAGACGTCTTCCTGCCAGAGTGTATGCCACCAAAGGATAAAAATCTGGAAGATCCTTTTGCTCAATTACTTGCTCATTGCTTGTGTTCTCCAACTCATAACTTCTAAGGTGCTCGTTGTACCATGTCATTTTTAGTCTAACAACAAACACTGGTTTGTTTTGAACTATCATAATTTGTAGCACCTCTGCAAAGTCTGGCAACCCAGCAGTAGAACCATGGCACACCACCATTCCGGCAGCATAAGTTGTCCCTGAACAGTTCACAGAGTGGGCAATATGTACTCTTGTGACACCTGGAAATCTGCATTTCAGTGCATCTTTAATGTCATTCTTCAGAACATCCAAAGACAcctctgttgtttttgtaacaAAGAGTGATGGTTTGACTGCATTTGATTCATGGAGATGGTTTGCAATCATGAGCTGGTGCTTGTTTGCAAGAGAAAGCAAGATATTCTTGAAACATCCTGTGTGTCTGACAACTCTCTTAAAAAAGCTGTGTTTCGCTTCGAATCTCATGGTCCAAAGAGCAGCCACAGGACCAAATGCTCAGATAAGCTGAGGATAGTGTTCAAGAAAATGATGCTTGGGGATGATCTTCTGTTGAGGAAAAGCCTCGAGAAGTCTACTTCGATGTTCAGATATCAAACTGTCGAGATAGCAAATGCTTTCCTCTGTATGACTTGGTGACATAACAAGCTCCACAATGGTTTTTAAAGTCATTAGCATCTGCCACACAGGCTCATCTTCAGGTACTTTCAAACCTATCATCAGAGGCAGCAGTCGTAGCAGGCACCAATTTTCATGAGCATTGCCTCCCACCGATTTACGGTTTGAAAAGTTGCAGGGGACAAGATGAGGGCGATTTGTCTTATCGCTCCACTTGTATGGGAACTGATGGATGACATGATTTAGTTCAGTGAGAGAAAAATACTTCTTCTTAATGAAGACATCAAAAGACAATGCCATTTCCAATGGAATGATGCCTTCAAGAAGGTCATGTTATTTCATGTTACATCTGGGGGGTACCCAGATGTAACATGAAAGTGGTCAAGCTTTTCAGACAGTGCACAATGGTTTTTCACACCATAGCATGGGGAATTATTCAGACTGGACAAAGCAGTCTGGACATGTACTGCATGTTCCTCCTCAGTTCTCTGTTGAAAACAACCAGATCTCACTTCTCTTGACTGATAGTCTGACCGCTCAGCAAGACAAAAACGGCAAtgataagaagaagaaaagctttCAACAAAGCCTGCAACTGAGTGAGCGCCTAAGTTGTCTGCTACCACACACAGAACAGTTCCTTTGAGAACCTTTCCCAGAACTGGAACAAATAAGCCATCTCTTTCTAAAGTCCTAAGATCCATTAGCAATGGCTCTAACACTTTCTGGTATCCAAATGTCTTGGTGTCCACTGCCTTacacaaaacagctaaattaatGGATGTTAATGCTGATTGGGACTGTGCTGGAATGTTTCCCAAGATccaaaacacagctgtgactttgtgttttttctttgaggttCCCAAAGGATTACACACCTCAAAGTCATCAATGTACAGGATAAGACTAAGCCTGTCCTCATCAGAGAAAAAATCATTCTTCTGGTAGTTGGATCCATCATGAAAAGATTGGTACTGTAAGGCTGTGGCTGAATTTCTAGCAGTATCAAATAGTTTTTCTTGATTGTGTTTGTTGTTCAGAACCTGTGATAGAGATTGCAATATTGGTACATACTGGAATGTTTTGCCCTCTTTTTGTTCAAGTATATACTCTTTTGGTTCAACAACTGAAAAATGTTCCTTCATGAACTCCCTTCTCTTGTAGGATGTTGAAAAGGGGCCATCACTTGCCAAAGCTGAGCTTATTGGGTGTGCCTCACTGAGAGTTTTAACCAAATCAGAAATTACAGCTGTGTCCAGCTCACAGCTATGGGTCCTTAAAGTAGACTCGATCAACTCCCTTACAACAGGAACTGATGCTGTGCATGAtatgaattgaagctcattaaCAATTTCATCAATGCACTTGTTTGACACATTAAAGGTACTCTCTAGCTTAAGAAAAAGTCTGCCAAACTTCTCCTTTATGATCTGAGAGAGATCATTGTCTTCCTCAATCAAAGGCTGAGTATCTTCCTCCTCAGTGTCAACCAATGGCTCCTCCTGAGCACCAACTGGATCTGAGTACTTTGTCAATATTTCATCTTTAAAGTCTTCAAGGCCATGTGGAGAATGTTTCCTATGTCTGTGTGAAGCGAAGGTTGAATATATGTTTGAGCTGAAGGTGCAGCTTTTGAATACACATGGAACTACTTCGAATTTCCTCAAATGGCTTCCAAGATGTTCAAAATACTGCCTCTCTGAATCAAAACAAGCTGAACTGCACAGGATACAACTAAAAGATAGAATCTCTTTTGTTGTCACTGACTCAGGGTGCTGCCTAGATAAATGAATATTTAGGGCATTGAAAGTCTTAAATGAACAAGGACAATCCTTATAAAGGCAAGGCACTGTCTGGCCACGGCTAACTATTCCATGTCTTAGTCTGTAGTGTTTCAAAAGTTCTGTCCGTGTGTCTGCCTCAAATTGACATGTTTTACAAGaccatttcatctttttttttttaatctggaaaaaaatcagaaagaaaaaaaatcaaacctcATCTGAGCTAGATTTTCATATAATTATAAAAGTCAACTTAAAACAAAGAATGAGAGGTAACTAAGGTTTAAGATTTACCTTACGTTAGGCGTTCAAATTATATGCTGCAGCAGGAGAACTCTCTCAGTGGAGGctgtaaaatacaaagaaatataaTCATTAAAGCATCATACTTTAGTTTAATGTTACTTTAATCTTTAATGCCAGGAGTAATGGAGAAGCCACATTTCTTGGGCTATATTCATATAACTAGAATAACATAAGATTGTCCTTTCAACTTTGTATACATTAAATTTTATGCATCACAATACATAACTTCAAAATTCTAAATATATTCCGCCTCATTTCAATTTGGAATGGTAACTATGCATTCTGTGATGAGGGTAAACCTATAACTTATGAAGTGCATATGAAGTGCAGacaactaaacattttttttttacctgaatatCCAGATGGCTTTGCTTGTGACAATGCTTCATGTAGTTGCTGCTTGAGAGAGCACTGCAAGCTGCAGAAAGTTGTTGCTTTGAggaggacaagaaaaaaagacaaaataataagaatcaTGTAACTAAAATAAACTGCACCACTGTCAAACAAATGTACTTTTGACAATATACTGTAatggtatttttaaaatatcaccaACGCTTCTCATTAATTAACtcgtgttttttttatttatttattgaacagcGCTTCACTCTCTCTTATCCCTGACAGCAGTTAGACCCTGCACCTGTCGTCTCTCTCGCACACGCACTTGTGCGCTAACACCCACAACACGGGTGCACTGCGTGGACAAGATATGCTTGGCGGCTAATACATGGTAATTGGGGGCTAAATCGCGCAAATTGTACAGTGTGTCGCTTGCAGTCGAACTCACGGTCTGATTCTGGAACACGCCTGTTGTTGAACACGTCTGTCTGTTACATGCAGCCACAACGTGCAAGAACCTGACCAGCTATACCGTCTGCTACAGCCCCGATAGAAACTGCCTCGGCGCGCCGAGGGAAAAGTTGTACATTCGGTGCTTACTGGCCACGTTgtatcaaaatataaataaagccGCCATcaactttactttaaataaagtacGCAACCgttaataaacaacaaaacgaTGGTGGAGCTCATGGGGTGTGCACTTACCAAGGGGAGAAAAAATTCCACATATCCCAGGGGTTCACAAGCCAAGTCTACAGAGACGTTTTGTTTAGGGACCGTAGTAAAATTAAGCCAGTGATACGTAATGTGCGATAATGGCAAATACTACAGTTTATATTTTCGTATTATTACATTTAACTCTGTTACGTTacatatgcaaaaaaaa contains:
- the LOC121637673 gene encoding uncharacterized protein LOC121637673; the protein is MKWKMGNYRAKLRGRQLACPELEVNSLKRQRSNESGSKKGIKKPKKAEVNYLPPLPVGDTEATLEKERVDMLEELKKKNNERIISEKMERTFSIRRQEVVKQCPTIQDFRERWPALFSETQIKEEFKRITTVPLERTFLTKLDFYTPKMQEIFSKKGGVAGTKIRPLLDSLNQRHIEARREAIIRALMEFLGESSGELIKDYKDISREAAQEDQAEQVLRICVFHTCEEDGGVSNAEVSIVVEGTEVLHNCGSVSKACLLLMGIIYAMNLSYPPKIKYTFEVFQKLLLELDVIKLSPKILSLRNKLTT